Proteins co-encoded in one Candidatus Hydrogenedentota bacterium genomic window:
- a CDS encoding PmoA family protein — translation MKTFKHRAVAIPLTMYLLASMGLQAACAEDGLPLVSFREDAGRVEISVGDRGVATYVYDDPAISRPYFCQVRTRRGVTVTRPNPPDPAINKGNDDHPLFHPGVWLAFGDINGEDFWRNRARVRHVRFIEVPSANEGHGGFSVENAYTGEQGGIVCREACSYRIWSDSADAWFLTSRSAFRSDSGGFAFGDQEEMGLGIRLNTPITVKLGSGHMTNSDGGRNEEGTWGKAARWCGAWGGDAGRGVAVALMPSPGNFRSCWFHTRNYGLIVANPFGEKAMTGPDDPSVTPSATIVKTGGEFTLCFGVWIADSPRDVTPPFDTAYERWLKSLEQ, via the coding sequence ATGAAGACCTTCAAGCATCGTGCCGTCGCTATTCCCTTGACCATGTATCTGCTTGCCTCAATGGGATTGCAGGCTGCCTGCGCAGAGGACGGCCTGCCTTTGGTCTCGTTCCGGGAAGACGCGGGACGAGTCGAGATTTCCGTGGGAGACCGGGGCGTCGCAACGTACGTCTACGACGACCCCGCGATTTCACGGCCCTATTTCTGCCAGGTTAGAACCCGAAGGGGCGTAACCGTCACGCGTCCCAATCCGCCCGATCCCGCCATCAACAAGGGCAACGACGATCACCCTCTTTTTCATCCGGGCGTATGGCTGGCGTTTGGCGATATCAACGGCGAGGATTTCTGGCGGAACAGGGCGCGGGTGCGCCACGTGCGTTTCATCGAGGTCCCGTCGGCAAACGAGGGACATGGCGGGTTCTCCGTTGAAAACGCGTATACGGGCGAGCAGGGGGGTATTGTGTGCCGTGAAGCGTGCAGTTACAGGATTTGGAGCGACAGCGCGGACGCCTGGTTCCTTACGAGCCGCAGCGCGTTCCGGTCAGACAGCGGGGGCTTCGCGTTCGGCGACCAGGAGGAAATGGGGCTTGGCATTCGCCTGAATACGCCGATCACGGTGAAACTGGGGTCGGGTCACATGACAAACAGCGATGGCGGCCGAAACGAAGAGGGGACTTGGGGCAAGGCCGCGCGCTGGTGCGGCGCGTGGGGGGGGGACGCGGGCCGCGGCGTTGCGGTCGCGCTCATGCCTTCTCCCGGCAACTTCCGGTCCTGCTGGTTCCACACGCGCAACTACGGCCTGATCGTCGCGAATCCTTTTGGCGAAAAAGCCATGACCGGCCCGGATGACCCGTCCGTGACGCCCAGCGCGACGATAGTGAAGACAGGCGGGGAGTTCACACTCTGCTTCGGGGTATGGATTGCGGACAGCCCACGGGATGTAACACCGCCGTTTGACACGGCATACGAACGCTGGCTGAAATCGCTGGAGCAATAA
- a CDS encoding oligopeptide transporter, OPT family, giving the protein MRPSIQQPSPIPETTARAVALGALLSVVMLAANMYLGLRIGMTVSASIPAAVVSMAILRGLLRRGSILENNIVQTMASTGESLAAGVIFTVPALVLIDAWQEFQFWPTTLIAMLGGVLGIVLMVPLRRALIVNRPDLPYPEGVACAHVLRAGQSGGAGARRIGEGLLLGAVVKFLVTGVHLLRGTVEGAWLRANTVLYAGADVSPALLGVGYIVGMRVASLVFLGGFLAWGVAVPLAARGTAADPLGCAWDIWSTQARYIGVGAMLVGGLHAVWSVRRSLAAGFAALRALQAAQPGARAAMPPTERDLPLKTLGILFACVAGGMFLLYWHLTGSPLFAAATAALMFLTAFFLVAVATYIVGLVGSSNSPVSGMTICAILFTAAVFLLAGVRGSGAAVAVLGVAGVVCCAVSTAGDIAQDLKTGHLVGATPARQQWAEIIAAVIPAFVIAPVLMLLHKAYVIGSEELLAPQAVLFGSLAEGIFGGGTVPWNMVLAGIGTGSTLIALNAVLGRFGIAWRAHVMPVAVGMYLPFALGVTMLLGALVRSLVERRRISKENGETHASGILFGSGLIAGEALMGIALAVPAALGVSLGHLGEHVLPSLAVLVVLALLYAAAAFRRIS; this is encoded by the coding sequence GTGCGACCCTCGATACAGCAGCCCTCCCCCATTCCGGAGACTACGGCGCGGGCGGTGGCGCTCGGCGCGCTGTTGAGCGTCGTCATGCTCGCGGCGAATATGTACCTCGGTCTGCGCATCGGAATGACGGTCAGTGCTTCAATCCCGGCGGCGGTGGTCAGCATGGCAATCCTGCGCGGCCTGCTGCGGCGCGGCTCGATCCTAGAAAACAACATCGTGCAGACCATGGCCTCTACGGGCGAGAGTCTCGCCGCCGGGGTGATCTTCACGGTGCCTGCGCTCGTCTTGATTGACGCGTGGCAAGAATTCCAATTCTGGCCGACGACCCTGATCGCCATGCTCGGCGGCGTGCTCGGGATTGTCCTGATGGTCCCGTTGCGGCGCGCGCTCATCGTGAACCGCCCGGACCTGCCTTATCCGGAGGGAGTCGCGTGCGCGCATGTGCTGCGGGCGGGGCAGAGCGGCGGGGCGGGCGCGCGCCGGATCGGCGAAGGCCTGCTGCTGGGCGCAGTGGTGAAGTTCCTGGTCACGGGCGTGCACCTGTTGCGCGGCACGGTAGAAGGGGCGTGGCTGCGCGCAAACACCGTGTTGTACGCGGGCGCGGACGTCAGCCCCGCGCTCTTGGGCGTCGGCTACATCGTAGGTATGCGCGTGGCGTCCCTCGTTTTCCTGGGCGGCTTTCTCGCGTGGGGCGTGGCCGTGCCGCTGGCGGCGCGCGGCACGGCGGCAGACCCGCTCGGTTGCGCTTGGGATATCTGGTCCACGCAGGCGCGCTATATCGGCGTTGGCGCGATGCTCGTCGGCGGATTGCACGCGGTCTGGAGCGTGCGGCGCAGCCTCGCCGCGGGGTTTGCCGCATTGCGCGCATTGCAGGCCGCACAGCCGGGCGCGCGGGCGGCCATGCCGCCGACGGAGCGCGACTTGCCCCTGAAGACCCTCGGCATCCTGTTCGCTTGTGTCGCCGGCGGGATGTTCCTCCTCTACTGGCATCTGACAGGCAGCCCGCTGTTCGCCGCCGCTACCGCGGCGCTCATGTTCCTCACAGCGTTCTTTCTGGTGGCCGTCGCCACGTACATTGTGGGGCTGGTCGGTTCGTCCAACTCGCCGGTCTCGGGCATGACCATCTGCGCGATCCTGTTCACTGCCGCGGTCTTTCTGCTGGCCGGCGTGCGCGGCTCCGGCGCGGCTGTCGCGGTGCTCGGCGTCGCGGGCGTCGTGTGCTGCGCCGTATCGACCGCGGGCGACATCGCCCAGGACCTCAAGACGGGCCACCTGGTCGGAGCGACGCCCGCGCGGCAGCAGTGGGCCGAGATCATCGCGGCGGTGATCCCCGCGTTCGTCATCGCGCCCGTGCTCATGCTGCTGCACAAGGCCTATGTGATCGGCAGCGAAGAATTGCTCGCGCCGCAGGCGGTCCTGTTCGGCAGCCTGGCCGAAGGCATCTTCGGCGGGGGAACCGTGCCCTGGAACATGGTGCTTGCGGGCATCGGAACGGGAAGCACCCTGATTGCGCTGAACGCGGTGTTAGGCCGCTTCGGCATCGCCTGGCGCGCCCATGTCATGCCTGTGGCCGTCGGCATGTACCTGCCCTTCGCGCTGGGCGTGACCATGCTGCTCGGCGCGCTGGTGCGTTCCCTTGTCGAGCGCCGCCGGATTTCGAAGGAGAACGGCGAGACTCACGCATCGGGGATTCTTTTCGGTTCGGGGTTGATCGCGGGCGAGGCGCTCATGGGCATCGCGCTGGCCGTGCCGGCGGCCTTGGGGGTCTCCCTGGGCCATCTCGGCGAGCATGTCCTTCCGTCTCTCGCTGTTCTTGTCGTTCTCGCGCTGCTTTACGCCGCCGCGGCGTTTCGACGCATTTCATGA